From the Gallaecimonas kandeliae genome, one window contains:
- a CDS encoding helicase-related protein: MPERIAPLKIDASLKEAVSEALLGQVYQRISGGGESGKVLFRVRPQDQLVSGFLLPPTREADLDETRRNIVISSHGIRLKLQKSVPGNLKLQIQVSAYVRMLPKNEDLMRPGVRPVPVLSREAQNSMREWVSSRLSTPPDDVNGISREERALKLREIWLIEHGVPPALFPHVSLSDLDPGPENESKQDEATAMGGQSGTTNLADTTQINALFDPLPVPHRWERVDLPFPELDLDLENISTWPNITQAFSVTLKEQLASELVAWSQAPEQAGRVYRKGLKCKVADLLDWSQFLERTAQSDDPMVLPPLEPVLICRVTDDWQVDGQTNLTLLVENRTRPPAQDIDAYDPALFGVSITVILPKNAHLPLPMSRVKRSYAVERFLNYPAMGFNGGVERLPANPGELRLRTTWAPRFHQPRMRARDHEGINRRFRHLAQADGHESLMPMVQAYVNWIREVDAEFSRSESQRNNANHQAELDAFERDRDLGWRRELDGIRDGLVILEISRKHWSGRGPQSDSRGAPYEAWLAMNEAMADMMKDKLKNDDGAWRLFQVAFILASLPSLVTRMSDFKHSFQRNRDEAVTLLYFSTGGGKSEAFLGLLLFNLFLDRLRGKAFGVTAMMRYPLRLLTIQQAVRTAKAMAFAETIRIKREYSGEPFSIGFWVGSTGTPNWHSDPKIQNIPYLEDVGVERPIPAGLKDNYKQAEVDWRKLTHCPFCSSKTVLRRVRASGGTLAHVCTSKSCISHCGTPYKALPFYICDEDIYAFAPSVLLGTVDKLALIGQSTRTIRHLFSMFGAAATRDSSTGRLAPPQIQNPGPQSAAGEDENYPLAPAYPSGVPLFHDPFPSMLIQDEAHLLDESLGTFAGLFETLFEAMLDCLGSTRLASAGMAVAPDGLRRRAKVIAASATVSQPDRQMEHLYQRSTPTVLFPHPGPDIYRSFYAEPLLREDAVMPDIQDAQDLEEHRTSWSRIYIAFLTNGRPHTTTTVAILGHFHRTITLYYEGLRQGDLEEVRSLMRNSLDPESPNGLYFDAQLAEANASQLLTLVDLHRIALTYVTNKKGGDQVQAAEWPEAKRIHAYEKSDYSPMPTRLITSEVEQGEIQSIIEDAQRRVDTGQEFPPIVDQMRSIIATSAVSHGVDVDEFNSMFFAGMPSDIAEYIQASSRVGRTHTGFCVLIPTPQQRRDRYVVEVFDGFHRFLERMVQPAAIDRWAEQAIVRSLPSMVMGYLAGVRPMMNFLNLDDDKDGWQSDRLVSSILQAYKRQPVTFRSDMVNFLSEAIGLDNGFEPAAEPHYRAMIRETVDELINGMQMEHHCPNSFESYMATCPLGHAPMTSLRDVDTGGVIVKANHDYKDQSLKDADVRALMDLIRKGL, translated from the coding sequence GTGCCTGAGCGTATTGCGCCTTTAAAGATAGACGCATCACTTAAGGAGGCAGTATCCGAGGCTCTCTTGGGCCAAGTGTACCAGCGGATTTCCGGTGGGGGTGAATCCGGTAAGGTACTCTTCCGCGTACGCCCTCAGGATCAGCTGGTGTCGGGATTTCTGCTTCCACCGACACGTGAAGCTGACTTGGATGAGACTCGTCGCAATATTGTGATTTCTTCGCACGGTATTCGTTTAAAACTTCAAAAGTCGGTTCCCGGAAATTTGAAACTTCAGATCCAGGTTTCAGCCTATGTAAGGATGCTTCCTAAGAATGAGGATTTGATGCGTCCAGGTGTGCGTCCTGTACCTGTGTTGTCTCGGGAAGCGCAGAATTCCATGCGAGAATGGGTGAGTAGCCGACTATCTACTCCTCCAGATGATGTTAATGGAATCTCGCGAGAAGAACGTGCATTGAAATTACGTGAGATCTGGTTGATTGAGCATGGTGTTCCACCAGCTTTATTCCCACATGTCAGCCTTTCGGACCTTGATCCTGGCCCAGAAAATGAAAGCAAGCAGGACGAAGCTACAGCCATGGGTGGTCAGTCAGGCACAACAAATCTTGCGGACACAACTCAGATAAATGCGCTGTTTGATCCCCTTCCTGTTCCTCATCGTTGGGAACGGGTGGACTTGCCATTCCCCGAGTTAGACCTGGACCTTGAGAATATATCTACCTGGCCGAATATCACCCAAGCCTTTTCAGTAACTTTGAAAGAACAATTGGCCTCAGAGCTAGTGGCCTGGAGTCAGGCGCCAGAGCAAGCTGGGCGAGTCTATCGAAAAGGTCTGAAATGCAAGGTTGCAGATTTGCTGGACTGGAGTCAGTTTTTGGAGCGAACAGCACAAAGCGACGATCCAATGGTTCTACCACCCCTTGAGCCCGTCCTGATTTGCAGGGTTACCGACGATTGGCAAGTTGATGGCCAGACTAATCTGACACTTTTGGTCGAGAATCGTACACGTCCTCCGGCACAGGACATTGATGCCTACGATCCGGCGTTGTTTGGCGTAAGTATTACCGTGATATTGCCAAAAAATGCACATTTGCCGCTGCCCATGTCGCGAGTAAAGAGATCCTACGCAGTAGAGCGTTTCCTGAATTACCCAGCCATGGGGTTCAACGGAGGCGTTGAACGCCTACCAGCCAATCCTGGCGAATTGAGGCTGCGCACAACTTGGGCACCACGCTTCCATCAACCACGCATGCGGGCTCGAGACCATGAAGGCATAAACCGAAGATTTCGCCACCTTGCTCAAGCTGATGGCCATGAAAGTCTTATGCCTATGGTTCAGGCTTATGTTAATTGGATCCGAGAAGTTGATGCTGAATTCTCGCGAAGCGAGAGTCAAAGGAACAATGCGAATCATCAAGCAGAGCTAGACGCTTTCGAAAGAGACAGGGACCTTGGTTGGCGACGTGAATTGGATGGTATTCGCGACGGTCTAGTTATACTGGAAATCTCACGCAAGCACTGGTCCGGCCGAGGTCCTCAAAGTGACTCAAGAGGTGCACCTTATGAGGCATGGTTGGCTATGAATGAAGCAATGGCCGACATGATGAAGGACAAGCTCAAGAATGATGATGGGGCATGGCGCCTATTCCAGGTTGCATTCATTCTGGCCAGTCTGCCCTCGCTTGTTACCAGAATGAGTGATTTCAAGCACAGCTTTCAGCGCAACAGGGATGAGGCTGTCACGTTGCTTTACTTCTCTACTGGCGGAGGTAAATCTGAAGCCTTCCTTGGTCTGCTGCTTTTTAATCTATTTCTAGATCGTTTACGAGGTAAGGCTTTCGGGGTGACCGCAATGATGCGCTACCCGTTGCGGCTGCTGACCATACAGCAGGCCGTTCGTACAGCTAAGGCAATGGCATTCGCCGAAACCATTCGTATCAAAAGAGAATACTCTGGCGAGCCATTCAGCATTGGTTTCTGGGTGGGGAGTACAGGAACGCCGAACTGGCACAGTGACCCGAAGATTCAGAACATTCCTTACCTTGAGGATGTTGGTGTAGAAAGGCCGATTCCTGCTGGTCTGAAGGATAATTACAAGCAGGCTGAAGTCGATTGGCGTAAGTTGACCCACTGCCCCTTTTGTAGCTCAAAAACTGTTCTCCGGAGGGTGCGAGCATCAGGGGGGACACTTGCACATGTATGCACCAGTAAGTCGTGCATTTCCCATTGTGGTACACCCTACAAGGCACTTCCCTTTTATATCTGCGATGAGGATATTTACGCCTTTGCACCTTCCGTACTGCTTGGCACCGTAGACAAGTTGGCCCTTATTGGCCAGAGCACTCGTACTATCCGACATCTATTTAGTATGTTTGGCGCAGCCGCAACCCGAGACTCTTCAACAGGCCGTTTAGCCCCACCGCAAATTCAAAACCCCGGTCCACAAAGTGCTGCTGGTGAGGATGAAAACTACCCACTTGCCCCTGCGTATCCTTCTGGTGTCCCCCTCTTTCACGATCCTTTTCCATCAATGCTTATCCAGGATGAGGCTCACCTTCTGGATGAGTCGCTAGGGACCTTTGCTGGTCTGTTCGAGACTTTATTCGAGGCAATGCTGGACTGCCTGGGAAGTACGCGACTTGCTTCGGCTGGTATGGCTGTTGCCCCAGATGGTCTGCGTAGAAGGGCCAAAGTCATTGCGGCTTCAGCCACTGTTTCTCAGCCGGATAGGCAGATGGAACATCTGTACCAGCGGAGTACTCCTACCGTCCTTTTCCCCCATCCGGGCCCAGACATCTACCGATCCTTCTATGCCGAACCATTACTTCGTGAGGATGCAGTAATGCCAGACATCCAGGATGCCCAGGATCTTGAAGAGCATCGCACAAGTTGGTCACGCATTTATATTGCTTTCCTGACCAATGGTCGACCACATACAACAACTACAGTGGCAATCCTTGGTCACTTCCACCGTACTATCACGCTTTATTATGAAGGATTGAGGCAAGGAGATCTTGAAGAAGTCAGGTCCTTGATGAGGAATAGTCTGGATCCGGAAAGTCCAAACGGGCTTTATTTCGATGCCCAGCTGGCTGAAGCAAATGCCTCGCAGTTATTAACTTTGGTAGACCTTCATCGCATTGCTTTGACTTATGTGACCAATAAAAAAGGGGGAGATCAGGTTCAAGCAGCCGAATGGCCTGAGGCGAAACGTATCCATGCCTATGAGAAGTCAGACTACTCACCAATGCCTACCCGCCTGATAACATCCGAAGTCGAACAAGGAGAGATCCAGAGCATTATTGAAGATGCTCAGCGTCGTGTTGACACTGGCCAGGAGTTTCCACCGATAGTGGATCAGATGCGCTCGATCATCGCCACATCGGCAGTGTCGCATGGTGTGGATGTGGATGAGTTTAATTCGATGTTCTTTGCTGGCATGCCATCAGACATTGCTGAATATATTCAGGCGTCTTCACGTGTAGGAAGGACGCATACCGGCTTTTGTGTATTGATCCCCACCCCACAGCAAAGAAGAGACCGTTACGTTGTCGAGGTATTTGACGGTTTCCATCGTTTTTTGGAGCGAATGGTGCAACCCGCAGCAATAGATCGCTGGGCCGAGCAGGCCATCGTTCGGTCGTTGCCCAGTATGGTTATGGGGTATCTCGCGGGTGTACGCCCGATGATGAACTTTCTTAATCTCGACGACGATAAGGATGGTTGGCAGAGTGATCGCCTTGTCTCAAGCATACTGCAGGCATATAAACGCCAGCCAGTAACATTTCGAAGCGACATGGTGAACTTCCTGAGCGAGGCCATTGGCTTGGATAATGGATTCGAGCCGGCTGCTGAGCCACATTACCGAGCAATGATTCGTGAGACAGTCGATGAGCTCATCAATGGCATGCAAATGGAGCACCACTGCCCAAACTCATTCGAAAGTTATATGGCGACTTGTCCTTTGGGCCATGCCCCTATGACGTCACTTCGTGACGTCGATACCGGGGGAGTCATCGTTAAGGCTAATCATGACTACAAAGACCAAAGCCTGAAAGATGCGGATGTGCGTGCTCTTATGGACCTGATCCGTAAAGGACTCTGA
- a CDS encoding phospholipase D family protein, giving the protein MLLSPKPDLLLEALIPVGSTAVVLLSVMESTRSSGIRLDRLISEAGIPLARRQDVFRVLQILARQNWLIERDGYWQRTKRFEPTLRWRLTGALQALASRENEQADIVLTQGSHARALRDAISTCVPCSPILRTDELFREMVSTTPKGSPVYFVMPFFDEEGLCFLGELTRHVPEGSKIRLITRVQQIEDELRLKDLQSKAKHLLTIRIYQRAAEKGYETFHAKLVAHNTSAYVGSANLTRASLGISAELGIHLKSRSAETVFQLADVLWGISEAIE; this is encoded by the coding sequence ATGCTGCTGTCGCCAAAACCAGATCTGTTGCTTGAGGCTTTGATTCCAGTAGGAAGTACTGCTGTAGTTCTTTTGTCCGTGATGGAGTCTACGAGATCAAGTGGGATTCGGTTGGATCGTCTGATTAGTGAAGCAGGCATACCTCTGGCACGCCGTCAGGATGTTTTTCGAGTCTTGCAGATACTCGCTAGACAAAATTGGCTGATAGAGCGCGACGGCTATTGGCAACGGACTAAGAGGTTTGAACCGACACTGCGATGGCGGCTCACAGGGGCCTTACAAGCTCTAGCATCTCGGGAAAATGAACAGGCTGATATAGTCCTTACTCAGGGCTCGCATGCACGAGCGCTTCGCGATGCGATCTCTACCTGTGTACCATGTTCGCCGATCCTTCGTACCGATGAGCTATTCCGCGAGATGGTATCTACCACCCCAAAAGGCAGTCCGGTTTATTTTGTCATGCCGTTCTTTGACGAGGAAGGGCTGTGTTTCTTAGGTGAGCTTACCAGACATGTTCCGGAAGGCTCTAAAATCCGACTCATTACCCGTGTCCAGCAGATTGAGGACGAGTTAAGGCTCAAGGATCTACAATCCAAGGCTAAACATCTACTAACCATTAGAATATATCAGCGAGCAGCCGAGAAAGGATATGAGACATTTCATGCAAAGCTGGTAGCCCACAACACATCAGCGTATGTTGGATCCGCCAATTTAACCCGCGCATCTCTTGGAATAAGTGCGGAACTAGGTATTCATCTCAAGAGCAGAAGCGCAGAAACAGTATTTCAGTTAGCGGATGTGCTCTGGGGAATCTCAGAAGCTATCGAATAA
- a CDS encoding helix-turn-helix transcriptional regulator gives MAKKLIKLPQVMSMTALSRPTIYNYMKDGRFPRQAKLGPRNVAWNQEEVEAWIVEKLNQRI, from the coding sequence ATGGCCAAGAAACTGATAAAACTTCCTCAGGTAATGAGCATGACCGCACTGTCTCGTCCAACCATATACAATTACATGAAAGATGGAAGATTTCCGCGTCAGGCTAAGTTAGGCCCAAGGAACGTTGCGTGGAATCAAGAGGAGGTCGAAGCTTGGATAGTTGAGAAATTAAACCAGCGAATTTAA
- a CDS encoding helix-turn-helix domain-containing protein, with product MQAKDESPFSRRLKEARLASGYSQKSLGIAAGIDEFAASARMNQYERGVHAPDFLTVRAIARVLNLPTAFFYCEEEELAEMIKVWQQGRF from the coding sequence ATGCAAGCTAAGGACGAATCCCCTTTCTCCCGTCGCCTCAAAGAGGCAAGGTTAGCGAGCGGTTACTCTCAGAAATCCTTAGGGATTGCAGCTGGGATTGACGAGTTTGCTGCGTCTGCACGCATGAATCAGTATGAACGCGGAGTCCATGCTCCCGATTTCCTGACTGTCAGGGCGATAGCCAGGGTTTTGAACCTTCCTACAGCCTTCTTCTATTGTGAGGAAGAGGAACTGGCCGAGATGATCAAAGTTTGGCAGCAAGGCAGGTTCTGA
- a CDS encoding tyrosine-type recombinase/integrase translates to MGKLTAKTVQSLIKEGKPNRYSDGDGLNLILPRKGSAYWALRYTLRGKRQEFTLGKEKHLSLSEARSKAEDARRMVRSGNNPIVERKRESDVTIRTLDELFSDWHQERCRWLKHPEIPKRIYCKDISLKLGLYPLATITPLEIRAVLRSIIDRPSIANDALMYLKQLFNHGIKLGLLSNNPAAALKVTDAGGIEKSRDRALSLEELHKAFQIFREQSDQFTRDNYLACALLLLLGVRKSELIEATWAEFDLERSTWELPAGRSKTGIGFTIPLPRLALTWLEELQVRACGSDHVFPNRRSSKRQHMGKDTLNRAIAKLFGREKAKNGMSENRMGDLEYFTVHDLRRTCRSLLAAAGVSGDVAERCLNHKLKGSEAIYNRHDYLEERRDALEKLAAMVTPLL, encoded by the coding sequence ATGGGCAAACTCACGGCGAAGACTGTTCAGTCTTTGATTAAAGAAGGAAAACCCAACAGGTACAGTGATGGCGATGGGCTAAACCTGATACTCCCCCGTAAAGGCTCAGCCTACTGGGCACTCAGATATACGCTGCGCGGCAAACGCCAAGAGTTCACCCTCGGAAAAGAAAAGCATTTGTCGCTTTCTGAAGCCCGTTCAAAGGCAGAGGATGCAAGGAGGATGGTACGTAGCGGCAACAACCCGATTGTCGAAAGAAAACGGGAATCAGATGTCACCATCCGCACGCTGGATGAACTCTTCAGCGACTGGCATCAGGAACGATGCCGGTGGTTGAAGCATCCAGAAATTCCTAAGCGAATTTACTGTAAAGACATATCACTCAAGTTGGGCTTATATCCCCTAGCAACGATCACCCCGTTGGAGATCAGGGCTGTACTCCGGAGCATTATCGACCGTCCAAGCATCGCCAATGACGCTCTGATGTACCTGAAGCAGCTGTTCAATCACGGCATAAAGTTGGGGCTACTCAGCAACAACCCAGCCGCCGCTTTGAAGGTTACAGACGCTGGAGGTATCGAAAAGAGTCGCGACAGGGCGTTAAGCTTGGAAGAGTTGCACAAGGCTTTTCAAATATTCAGGGAGCAAAGCGATCAATTCACCAGGGACAACTACCTCGCCTGTGCTCTACTTCTTCTGCTGGGTGTTCGGAAAAGTGAACTGATCGAAGCGACTTGGGCCGAGTTCGATCTTGAACGTTCGACTTGGGAGTTGCCTGCTGGCCGAAGCAAGACAGGCATAGGGTTCACCATACCACTGCCTCGGCTAGCCCTGACTTGGCTAGAAGAACTTCAGGTGCGTGCCTGTGGTTCGGATCACGTCTTCCCGAACCGCCGCTCAAGCAAGCGCCAGCACATGGGCAAAGATACCCTCAACAGGGCGATTGCAAAGTTGTTTGGTAGAGAAAAAGCCAAGAACGGCATGTCAGAAAACCGGATGGGAGATCTCGAATACTTCACGGTCCACGACCTACGCAGAACCTGTCGAAGCCTGTTGGCCGCTGCCGGTGTGTCTGGAGATGTCGCCGAACGTTGCCTCAACCACAAACTTAAGGGCTCTGAGGCCATCTACAACAGGCACGATTACTTGGAAGAACGCAGAGATGCACTGGAGAAGCTTGCCGCCATGGTTACACCTCTACTTTAA
- a CDS encoding YicC/YloC family endoribonuclease has product MTYSMTAFARKDVRADWGNASWEIRSVNQRYLETYLRLPESFRGLDPVLRDKLRARLNRGKVEVQLRFEAAAADANTLAFNASLAEMLMARAGELAAKVPGAQVNVVDVLRWPGVMNAPEADLDAISEDLLKAFDDTLQDFIDARAREGANLKELIEARLAGVLEEVAKVRTRMPEVLAWQRERMQNRFEEAKVELDPARLEQEMVMLASRVDVAEELDRLESHVKETRAALKKGGAIGRRLDFMMQEFNREANTLGSKSINADITASSVELKVLIEQMREQIQNIE; this is encoded by the coding sequence ATGACCTACAGCATGACCGCCTTTGCCCGTAAAGATGTGCGGGCCGACTGGGGCAACGCCTCCTGGGAGATCCGCTCCGTCAACCAGCGCTACCTCGAGACCTACCTGCGCCTGCCCGAGTCCTTCCGGGGCCTGGACCCCGTGCTGCGCGACAAGCTGCGCGCCCGGCTCAACCGCGGCAAGGTGGAGGTGCAGCTGCGCTTCGAGGCGGCCGCCGCCGACGCCAACACCCTGGCCTTCAACGCCTCCCTGGCCGAGATGCTGATGGCCCGCGCCGGCGAGCTGGCCGCCAAGGTGCCCGGCGCCCAGGTCAACGTGGTGGACGTGCTGCGCTGGCCCGGCGTCATGAACGCCCCTGAGGCGGATCTCGACGCCATCAGCGAAGATCTGCTGAAGGCCTTCGACGACACCTTGCAGGACTTCATCGACGCCCGCGCCCGTGAAGGGGCCAACCTCAAGGAACTGATCGAGGCCCGCCTGGCCGGCGTGCTGGAAGAAGTGGCCAAGGTCCGCACCCGCATGCCGGAAGTGCTGGCCTGGCAAAGGGAGCGGATGCAGAACCGCTTCGAGGAAGCCAAGGTCGAATTGGACCCCGCCCGCCTCGAGCAGGAGATGGTGATGCTGGCCAGCCGCGTCGACGTGGCCGAAGAGCTGGACCGCCTCGAATCCCACGTCAAGGAAACCCGCGCCGCCCTCAAGAAAGGCGGTGCCATAGGCCGCCGCCTGGACTTCATGATGCAGGAGTTCAACCGCGAGGCGAACACCCTGGGCTCCAAATCCATCAACGCCGACATCACCGCCAGCTCGGTGGAGCTCAAGGTGCTGATAGAGCAGATGCGCGAGCAGATCCAGAATATCGAATAA